A region from the Nostoc sp. HK-01 genome encodes:
- a CDS encoding NACHT domain family protein encodes MARKSLRVSPENIEKVKRAFKRTGLTQNEFASEVDISTRQPIGKFLSGKTVDHQLFKEICFKLDLDWQEVADLYRDSNFELDSEKPELAVISESDNSHHVDLLIQEIRQKISSLVQERCGKMRVLDMCQPIQLDTIYTDVNILEKITGRRRLKISQLLDGFDLESHDFNRLGLSKKIEERVSGLIAVERYSKLMILGKPGAGKTTFLKYLAIQSIYGQYHTDRVPIFVTLKEFAETQEQLDLISFINYLFNNYNVDIEELKNVLKSGKAFILLDGLDEVIEEDIHRVLKQIQDLFKQYNKNIFVITCRIAAKEYTLENFTEVELADFDDEQIKIFVEKWFQSKNQDFTKTFIEQLKHNKAIKELATNPLLLTMLCLEFEDSGDFPDDRSELYKRATHTLLRKWDSTRMIRRDNVYKKLTVQRKEDLLSQIAMTTFERRDYFFKQRDIERYIADYIRNLPDAQPDPEALQIDSEPVLKSIEAQHGLLVERARGIYSFSHLTFHEYFTARKIVASCNPYSLNDEILKNLVTHINDYRWLEVLSLTIEMLPDANSLLLLAKRHVDSILANDEKLQGFLYSIYKSSLSVDVPYKSAAIRAFYFTQTIPSLGISADFTLACDIDNSLDKDIDNYFNYLVEQIDKYFRIEIETDFSSLKVCLALFRNPVFMVNIVNNSDIGYNINILFDNAINYKLKQELQRLKNQLPRMSDINRYEDIFTQWVQKIGKTWLQKFKGLIKYYYMTDKNWQFSKEQKERLNQYYGANMALVDCLKSNCYLNPEVRSHIEDTLLLPIAEIEKRQIRE; translated from the coding sequence ATGGCTAGGAAATCGCTGCGAGTATCTCCAGAAAATATAGAAAAGGTAAAAAGAGCTTTTAAACGTACAGGGTTGACACAGAACGAATTTGCTAGTGAAGTGGATATAAGTACTCGTCAACCAATTGGTAAATTCCTTTCAGGTAAGACTGTTGATCATCAACTTTTTAAAGAAATTTGCTTCAAGCTGGATTTAGATTGGCAAGAAGTAGCCGATTTGTATAGAGATAGCAACTTTGAATTGGATTCAGAAAAACCTGAATTGGCAGTAATTTCTGAATCAGACAACAGTCATCATGTTGACTTACTCATACAGGAAATACGACAAAAAATATCCTCTCTAGTTCAAGAACGCTGTGGCAAGATGAGAGTTCTTGATATGTGCCAGCCAATTCAATTAGATACAATTTATACAGATGTAAATATTCTAGAAAAGATCACAGGACGTAGACGTTTAAAAATTTCTCAACTATTGGATGGATTTGATTTAGAATCACATGATTTTAATCGATTGGGACTGAGTAAAAAAATTGAAGAGCGTGTTTCTGGACTAATAGCGGTTGAGCGTTATTCTAAATTGATGATTTTAGGTAAACCAGGAGCAGGAAAAACCACCTTTTTAAAGTATTTAGCCATTCAGTCTATTTATGGTCAATATCATACTGATCGAGTACCCATTTTTGTAACTCTCAAGGAATTTGCTGAAACTCAAGAACAACTAGATTTAATTTCTTTTATAAATTATTTGTTCAATAATTACAATGTAGATATTGAAGAATTAAAAAATGTATTAAAATCTGGTAAAGCATTCATTCTTCTTGATGGGTTAGATGAAGTTATAGAAGAAGATATCCATCGAGTTTTAAAGCAAATTCAGGATTTATTTAAACAATATAATAAGAACATTTTTGTGATTACCTGCCGTATTGCGGCCAAAGAATATACTCTAGAAAATTTTACCGAAGTTGAATTAGCTGACTTTGATGATGAACAAATTAAAATTTTCGTAGAAAAGTGGTTTCAGAGTAAGAATCAAGATTTTACAAAAACTTTTATTGAACAGCTAAAACACAATAAAGCTATTAAAGAACTCGCTACTAACCCTTTACTGCTTACAATGCTGTGTTTGGAATTTGAAGATTCAGGTGATTTTCCTGATGACCGTTCAGAATTATATAAAAGAGCTACACATACTCTTTTAAGGAAATGGGATTCTACACGTATGATTCGGCGCGATAATGTTTACAAAAAGCTGACTGTTCAGCGAAAAGAAGACTTACTTAGTCAAATTGCTATGACTACTTTTGAACGCAGAGATTACTTTTTTAAACAGAGAGATATTGAGAGATATATTGCTGATTATATTAGGAATTTACCTGACGCTCAACCTGATCCAGAAGCACTACAGATAGATAGTGAGCCAGTTCTGAAATCTATTGAAGCGCAGCATGGGCTTTTAGTAGAAAGAGCAAGAGGAATTTACTCTTTCTCCCATTTGACATTTCACGAGTATTTCACAGCTAGGAAAATAGTAGCTAGTTGTAATCCATATTCACTAAATGATGAAATTTTAAAAAATTTAGTTACTCACATAAATGATTATAGATGGTTAGAGGTCTTATCACTTACAATAGAAATGTTACCAGATGCAAACAGTTTATTACTTTTAGCTAAAAGACACGTTGATAGTATTTTAGCTAATGATGAAAAATTACAGGGTTTTTTATATTCTATTTACAAGTCAAGTCTTTCTGTGGATGTTCCCTATAAATCAGCAGCTATTCGTGCATTCTACTTTACCCAAACAATTCCTTCACTCGGAATTAGTGCCGACTTCACCTTGGCTTGTGATATTGATAATTCATTGGATAAGGATATTGATAATTATTTTAATTATCTTGTTGAACAAATTGACAAATATTTTAGGATTGAGATAGAAACAGATTTTTCCAGTTTAAAAGTGTGTCTTGCACTTTTCCGCAATCCAGTGTTTATGGTTAACATTGTGAATAATTCAGATATTGGCTACAATATCAATATTCTTTTTGATAACGCCATTAACTATAAATTGAAACAAGAATTACAGAGACTTAAAAATCAATTACCTAGGATGAGTGATATCAATAGGTACGAAGATATTTTTACTCAATGGGTTCAAAAGATAGGAAAAACCTGGCTTCAAAAATTCAAAGGATTAATAAAATATTATTATATGACAGATAAAAACTGGCAATTTAGTAAAGAACAAAAAGAACGATTAAATCAATATTATGGTGCAAATATGGCGTTAGTAGATTGCTTGAAAAGCAATTGTTACCTAAATCCTGAAGTGCGATCGCACATCGAAGACACATTACTGTTACCCATTGCTGAAATTGAGAAAAGACAAATAAGAGAATAA
- a CDS encoding putative GAF sensor protein, with the protein MGQPQKPIAAEQTIIALGRVLQTLREEDNVDVLIDTTISYIREQFDYNLVWIALYDLPKHTLIGKGGVAPDGDTKFLRKQVTLNPGGLLEQVVIEQRPLGVADLRLEPRAAEWQEIGKKFNIQGTIVLPIRYRDRFLGLLLFGSERWGYLLPGDAKARLLMVLGELGAVLYQNELNLQQQQTKHLDEPILHLLENLRTLNNLDQKLKAVVQTTHQFVSPSKTNIYWFERQGRYFWCRMSNQLANINRQDNKQQIAAGMTVQDLSEFYYALSVNQIVWIGDERSSLKSHFTAKVLQRLQVRSLLAAPILWQKELLGFLAVEANEPRIWTEADKNFVQSAAGLISLVAPTETMDTTIKQIQDDAQLTSQVAQAIYHEDDLQATLRNCATKVLNRFAATRFFLLQYNPDLHSYQIIFQSQVQNRRPLTVTFNALKDMDEQMLKSAKTAVEVQNIEEDLRFFNWRPLLLEHGTRSLLVCNCTQGHTPSALLVITHETNRSWASLEKELLWAVGQQIGVIIRQWQLQTDTKQQQQILSSIQKCLRILEKAQSDTTESGAKYLERTAIEQIATVLNSPLAVLLSWSPGDNFAEIIPSVIHDSRFGLVADHPIPIQTEAIIQWALTKNDYVCVYADDLPPETKKWLNGQGIGQVLAIALRTSADYAPTGVVLVADRRERYWTEQSLNATETLVTQLAWSRRQQQITKLLESTNQELQQLNWYKHRRLEEIQRTATQLLSQIEDLGIPSNELTQTRYKLLLRQLDHATAAMTALVKLEQWQLHHSSETMPIATLMKRSLERVEHLLKQRQLWAGVHGLGQSATDTDSGNSGIFLKGLQPSSYPSSLAIAGDIVKFELVLYELLVVACNRSLSGGRIDIWCRRLEERLLELSITDHGMIEPHLLAALQNQIPKDVLATSYLNQPPVLHLLICQQLMQQLGGELHFYQLPDHRVVSRLVLPLAE; encoded by the coding sequence ATGGGGCAGCCACAAAAACCAATAGCCGCCGAACAAACAATCATTGCTTTGGGACGCGTTCTCCAAACGCTCAGGGAAGAGGATAATGTTGATGTTTTGATTGATACTACTATTTCTTATATTAGAGAACAGTTTGACTATAATCTGGTTTGGATTGCTTTATATGATCTGCCAAAACATACATTAATTGGTAAAGGTGGTGTTGCACCTGATGGTGATACCAAATTTTTACGCAAACAGGTAACATTAAATCCTGGCGGCCTTTTAGAACAGGTAGTAATTGAACAGCGCCCCTTGGGTGTTGCCGATTTGCGCCTGGAACCTCGTGCAGCAGAATGGCAAGAAATTGGCAAAAAATTTAATATTCAGGGAACGATTGTTTTACCTATTCGCTATAGAGACCGTTTTTTAGGTTTATTATTATTTGGTTCGGAACGTTGGGGATATTTGTTACCAGGTGATGCCAAAGCTCGTTTATTAATGGTATTAGGCGAACTGGGAGCAGTGCTTTATCAAAATGAACTGAATTTGCAGCAACAGCAAACAAAGCATCTCGATGAGCCAATATTACACTTATTAGAAAATTTACGTACTCTCAATAATTTAGACCAAAAGCTGAAAGCAGTTGTCCAAACAACACATCAATTTGTCTCCCCTAGTAAGACAAATATTTATTGGTTTGAGCGCCAAGGGCGTTATTTTTGGTGTCGGATGAGCAATCAACTAGCCAACATCAATCGCCAAGACAACAAACAGCAAATAGCTGCGGGGATGACGGTACAGGATTTAAGCGAGTTTTATTATGCTTTGTCAGTTAACCAAATTGTCTGGATTGGCGATGAGCGTAGTTCTTTGAAAAGTCATTTTACTGCTAAAGTGTTGCAACGTTTACAAGTGCGATCGCTATTAGCAGCACCTATCCTCTGGCAAAAAGAACTCTTGGGGTTTCTGGCGGTGGAGGCCAATGAACCGCGAATCTGGACAGAAGCAGACAAAAATTTTGTCCAAAGTGCAGCAGGGCTAATTTCTTTAGTTGCACCTACCGAAACTATGGACACCACCATCAAGCAAATTCAAGATGATGCTCAATTAACTAGCCAAGTTGCTCAAGCTATTTATCACGAAGATGACCTGCAAGCAACTTTACGCAACTGTGCGACTAAAGTTTTAAACCGCTTCGCTGCCACGCGCTTTTTCCTCTTACAGTACAACCCTGATTTGCATAGTTATCAAATTATTTTTCAAAGCCAAGTACAAAATCGTCGTCCGTTGACAGTTACCTTCAATGCGCTCAAAGATATGGATGAGCAGATGTTGAAGTCAGCCAAAACGGCAGTAGAAGTACAGAATATAGAAGAAGATTTGCGGTTTTTTAATTGGCGACCTCTGTTATTAGAACATGGAACGCGATCGCTGTTGGTTTGTAACTGCACTCAAGGTCATACACCCAGCGCACTTTTAGTAATTACCCATGAAACTAATCGTAGTTGGGCCAGCTTAGAAAAGGAATTGTTATGGGCTGTCGGTCAACAGATTGGTGTAATTATCCGCCAGTGGCAACTACAAACAGATACTAAACAACAGCAGCAAATTCTCTCTAGTATTCAAAAATGCTTACGTATTCTTGAAAAAGCCCAAAGTGACACAACGGAGTCGGGGGCAAAATATCTAGAACGCACAGCCATAGAACAAATCGCGACTGTTCTCAATTCTCCTTTAGCTGTGCTGTTATCATGGTCGCCTGGAGATAATTTTGCGGAAATTATTCCTAGTGTCATTCACGATAGCCGATTTGGGCTTGTGGCAGATCATCCCATCCCCATCCAGACTGAAGCTATAATTCAGTGGGCATTAACCAAAAATGATTATGTGTGTGTATATGCCGATGATTTACCACCAGAGACCAAAAAATGGTTAAATGGTCAAGGCATTGGTCAAGTTTTAGCGATCGCACTCCGCACTAGCGCTGATTATGCACCCACAGGTGTAGTATTAGTTGCAGATCGTCGAGAACGATATTGGACAGAACAAAGCCTGAATGCAACAGAAACACTAGTCACTCAATTAGCTTGGTCGCGTCGTCAACAACAAATCACCAAACTATTAGAGTCCACAAATCAAGAATTGCAACAACTCAATTGGTATAAACATCGTCGCCTAGAGGAAATTCAAAGAACAGCAACACAGTTATTAAGCCAGATTGAAGATTTGGGTATTCCCAGCAATGAACTGACACAAACGCGCTATAAACTATTGCTGCGACAATTAGACCATGCAACAGCGGCCATGACCGCCCTAGTTAAACTTGAGCAATGGCAATTGCATCATAGTTCTGAAACTATGCCCATAGCCACTTTAATGAAGCGATCGCTAGAAAGAGTCGAACATCTACTCAAACAACGCCAACTGTGGGCAGGGGTACATGGTTTAGGACAATCGGCTACAGATACAGATTCTGGTAACAGTGGAATTTTTCTCAAAGGATTGCAACCTTCGAGCTATCCATCATCGTTGGCGATCGCTGGCGATATCGTCAAATTTGAATTAGTTTTGTATGAATTATTAGTTGTAGCTTGTAACCGTTCTCTCAGTGGTGGCAGAATTGACATCTGGTGTCGCCGCCTAGAGGAAAGATTGCTAGAACTGTCAATTACAGATCATGGCATGATTGAACCGCATCTGTTGGCAGCACTGCAAAATCAGATACCCAAAGATGTATTAGCCACTTCCTACCTCAACCAACCACCAGTTTTACACCTGCTGATTTGTCAACAACTCATGCAGCAGTTGGGTGGCGAGCTACATTTTTATCAGTTACCAGATCATCGGGTTGTTAGTCGCTTGGTGTTACCTTTAGCTGAGTGA
- a CDS encoding TROVE domain-containing protein, whose protein sequence is MNYKFFTKNKTTTPQNQPIPGREAEMIKGRSGGWMFDAGIWQMLRRCLLVGTAQSTYYAGKQELTEDFVAVVNQAVAENPSRVAEEILYASDGRAINNSAPILALVLLSMGETGEAKQAFGEIFPQVVRTGSHFYEWLNYTKSLRGFGKVVREAGKTWLSREDVKGLAYQLLKYQQRQGFTHRDALRLFHVKPPTENHRQLFEWVVRGWSDLPTEIPSQALAQIWWYEWLKRNPGQTHEAILQGRLTHEMAAPVGNMDKQAWQLLFQEMPIGAMLRNLGSLTELGVLRADESANLLRVEGVLNNKEHLRKGRIHPIDVLKALKTYESGGRLGRSKKTWIPIPRIVDILEKAVELSFDVVEPTGKVFMHAVDVSGSMGSLVADMGLSCCEIATTMALVTAKAEKNYMIRGFANEFRDLDITAKDSFSSAVRKASNQNFGGTDASVAYDWMIQNKFKADVVCFWTDSESWAGYKHPSQALQEYRKKVNPDVKAVYVTLTPYRITLVDPKDPLSWDLAGFDPGTPRIIQMLATGEL, encoded by the coding sequence ATGAACTATAAGTTCTTTACTAAAAACAAGACAACCACCCCACAAAATCAGCCCATCCCCGGACGGGAAGCCGAGATGATCAAAGGCCGTTCCGGTGGTTGGATGTTTGACGCTGGTATTTGGCAAATGCTAAGGCGTTGTCTGTTAGTTGGGACAGCCCAAAGCACCTACTATGCTGGTAAACAAGAATTAACTGAAGATTTTGTAGCGGTTGTCAACCAAGCTGTTGCCGAAAATCCCAGCCGTGTTGCAGAAGAAATTCTCTATGCCAGCGATGGACGGGCTATCAATAACAGCGCACCTATTCTGGCTTTAGTGTTGCTGTCGATGGGTGAAACAGGGGAAGCAAAACAAGCTTTTGGTGAAATCTTCCCTCAAGTTGTTCGCACAGGTAGCCACTTTTACGAATGGCTGAACTACACCAAATCTCTGCGGGGCTTCGGTAAAGTTGTGCGGGAAGCAGGTAAAACCTGGCTATCACGAGAAGATGTCAAGGGTTTAGCTTATCAACTCTTGAAATATCAACAACGCCAAGGCTTCACCCACCGCGATGCTTTGCGGTTATTCCACGTCAAACCACCTACAGAAAATCACCGTCAATTGTTTGAATGGGTAGTCAGAGGTTGGTCAGACTTGCCTACAGAGATCCCCTCACAAGCTTTGGCGCAGATTTGGTGGTATGAATGGCTGAAGCGCAACCCAGGACAAACCCACGAAGCCATTTTGCAAGGACGCTTAACTCACGAAATGGCTGCGCCCGTGGGCAATATGGATAAGCAAGCTTGGCAGTTGCTATTTCAAGAAATGCCTATCGGTGCAATGCTGCGTAACCTGGGTTCACTCACGGAACTGGGTGTGTTACGTGCTGATGAAAGTGCCAACTTGCTGCGTGTAGAAGGAGTTCTCAATAACAAAGAACATCTGCGTAAAGGTCGCATTCACCCAATCGATGTTTTGAAAGCCCTCAAAACTTACGAGTCTGGGGGAAGACTTGGACGCAGCAAGAAAACTTGGATTCCAATTCCTCGCATCGTAGACATCTTAGAAAAAGCAGTTGAGTTGTCTTTTGATGTGGTAGAACCTACAGGCAAAGTTTTCATGCACGCCGTAGACGTTTCCGGTTCGATGGGTAGCTTAGTTGCAGACATGGGACTAAGCTGCTGTGAAATTGCCACTACAATGGCACTCGTCACAGCCAAAGCCGAGAAAAACTACATGATTCGCGGTTTTGCTAACGAGTTCCGCGACTTAGATATCACCGCTAAAGATAGTTTTAGTTCGGCGGTACGTAAAGCCAGCAATCAAAACTTCGGTGGTACAGATGCTTCCGTTGCTTATGACTGGATGATTCAAAACAAGTTTAAAGCAGATGTAGTCTGCTTCTGGACTGACTCAGAAAGCTGGGCTGGTTACAAGCATCCTAGCCAAGCCTTGCAGGAGTACCGCAAAAAAGTGAATCCAGATGTGAAGGCTGTATACGTCACCTTGACACCATACCGCATCACCTTGGTAGATCCCAAAGATCCACTGTCTTGGGATTTGGCAGGATTTGACCCTGGAACACCTCGCATCATCCAAATGTTAGCGACAGGCGAGTTATAA
- a CDS encoding dihydroorotate oxidase, which produces MDIYQAALRPLLFNVLKTDAEWLHHQAIHSLSWLSQANNTPADLINHSLQQSLCVCDRRLEQNLFGLNFPNPLGLAAGFDKDGVGAKIWSNFGFGFAELGTVTFHPQPGNPQPRLFRLPLDQAVLNRMGFNNQGAAVMAARLAAQKDFTHTIPIGINLGKSKITPLEAAAEDYLNSFRLLKELGDYFVVNVSSPNTPGLRSLQDAAMLSSILDVLQTDNNTQKPIFVKIAPDLEWEAIADIIGLAKTYQLAGIIATNTTINRDGLKTQLIHPTGKPPQDEAGGISGAPLRDRSTEVIKFIWQQTQGQIPIIGVGGIFSPEDAWEKITAGASLIQVYTGWIYEGPMMVRRILNGLLSKLEQNKLNSITEAVGLKV; this is translated from the coding sequence ATGGATATTTATCAAGCTGCGCTTCGTCCACTACTGTTCAACGTGCTGAAAACGGATGCAGAGTGGCTACATCATCAAGCTATTCACAGTTTAAGTTGGTTATCACAAGCAAATAATACTCCTGCTGACTTGATCAATCACAGCTTACAGCAGTCTTTATGTGTGTGCGATCGCCGTCTGGAACAAAATTTGTTTGGACTAAATTTCCCTAACCCGCTGGGTTTGGCAGCTGGTTTTGATAAGGATGGGGTAGGGGCAAAAATTTGGTCTAACTTTGGTTTTGGCTTCGCTGAGTTGGGGACTGTGACTTTTCACCCCCAACCAGGGAATCCTCAACCCCGATTATTTCGTTTGCCTTTAGATCAAGCTGTTCTTAACCGGATGGGTTTTAATAATCAAGGTGCAGCAGTTATGGCTGCTCGGTTAGCAGCACAAAAAGATTTTACTCATACAATACCCATCGGTATAAATCTAGGCAAATCGAAAATTACCCCGTTAGAAGCCGCCGCCGAAGATTATCTCAATAGTTTTCGGCTGCTGAAAGAGTTGGGCGATTATTTTGTGGTGAATGTATCTTCACCCAACACACCAGGATTGCGATCTCTCCAAGATGCCGCTATGCTCAGTTCTATCTTGGACGTACTACAAACAGATAACAATACACAAAAACCAATATTTGTCAAGATAGCCCCTGATTTAGAATGGGAAGCGATCGCCGATATTATTGGCTTGGCTAAAACCTACCAACTAGCAGGAATTATTGCCACAAACACCACAATCAACCGTGATGGCTTGAAAACCCAGCTAATTCATCCAACTGGGAAACCTCCGCAAGATGAAGCTGGCGGAATCAGTGGTGCGCCATTGCGCGATCGCTCCACAGAAGTAATTAAGTTTATTTGGCAGCAAACCCAAGGACAAATTCCCATTATCGGGGTTGGTGGCATATTTTCCCCAGAAGATGCTTGGGAAAAAATCACTGCGGGAGCCAGCCTAATTCAAGTCTATACAGGCTGGATTTATGAAGGCCCAATGATGGTGCGTCGAATCCTGAATGGTTTGCTATCCAAGTTAGAACAAAACAAATTAAATTCCATCACCGAAGCAGTTGGTTTGAAAGTATGA